The Coffea arabica cultivar ET-39 chromosome 3c, Coffea Arabica ET-39 HiFi, whole genome shotgun sequence genome contains a region encoding:
- the LOC113735971 gene encoding probable disease resistance protein At5g45490, whose amino-acid sequence MRTTRMILMMMMKKQAFQGFGIVGYGGSGKTTLARKVFWNLRNLFSPRIWVSLSGTLYDAPVSGELRVKILRKMLEQAGCDVSELSTANVGDIPNLTEKLYRRLTGKRYLIVLDEVWHVNGWYGDLCSEQPKGGDASFGDCISHALPKDSDGRIIVTTRRKIVATQMIGEKNLMPIDTLLDREIGWSVFSEAVRQDGRVDVNNNTLLKMEEISSKECAGLPLVARTLATIIPEQIQEEEAE is encoded by the exons ATGAGGACGACGAGGATGATActtatgatgatgatgaaaaaGCAGGCTTTTCAG GGGTTTGGAATTGTGGGGTATGGGGGATCAGGGAAAACCACACTTGCCCGGAAGGTTTTCTggaatttgagaaatttgttCTCGCCAAGGATTTGGGTTTCTTTGTCTGGGACCCTTTATGATGCACCGGTGAGCGGGGAGTTGAGAGTGAAGATTTTAAGGAAAATGCTGGAGCAGGCTGGTTGTGATGTCTCAGAATTGTCGACTGCTAATGTTGGCGATATTCCCAATCTCACTGAGAAGCTTTACCGTCGACTAACGGGCAAGAGGTATCTTATTGTGTTGGATGAGGTCTGGCACGTTAATGGTTGGTATGGGGATTTATGCTCTGAGCAGCCAAAAGGCGGCGATGCATCATTCGGGGACTGCATATCTCATGCCTTACCGAAAGATAGTGATGGGCGAATTATTGTCACAACTAGGCGAAAAATTGTTGCAACGCAAATGATAGGTGAGAAGAACTTGATGCCAATTGATACTCTGCTGGACCGAGAGATTGGCTGGTCGGTGTTTTCTGAAGCTGTCCGTCAAGATGGAAGAGTTGATGTGAATAACAACACTCTATTAAAGATGGAGGAGATAAGCAGCAAAGAATGTGCTGGCCTTCCCTTAGTTGCCAGGACTTTAGCAACGATAATTCCAGAACAAATCCAAGAGGAGGAGGCTGAATAG